The region TCCGAGGGCGAAGACCTGTACTCCGAAGGCGAGTGGCCGGCCTCCGCCTCACCCGACGATCCGGCGTTCACCCGCCTGCCGGTGGGGGAGCGGTGCTCCCTTGATCTGTGGGGGCGCGAACTGGCTGCGTCCGACCGGCGGCTGCTGGCGGTCATCACCGCCCAATTGGAGGCGGCGCTGGAACACCGTGAACTGACCGAAACCGCCAGGGGGCTCGGCTCACTGGCCGAGGCGGACAAGGTCCGCACCGCGCTGCTGGCCGCCGTCGGGCATGACCTGCGCCGGCCCCTGACCGCAGCGACCGCCGCCGTTACCGGGCTGCGGGCAACGGACGTCACCTGGTCCGAGCAGGACCGCAGCGAACTTCTCGCCACCGCCGAGGAATCACTGGCCTCACTTTCCGGACTCGTCACCAGCCTGCTGGACGTGAGCAGGCTGCAGGCCGGCGTCGTCGGCGTGAGCCTGGAGCCGCTGAATGTAGCGGATGCGGTGCTGCCGGCGCTCGAGGAACTCGAACTGGGACCGGCGGACGTGGAACTGGAAATCCCCGCCGCCCCGCGCGTGGTGGTGGCCGATCCGGTGCTCCTGCAGCGGGTTCTGGTCAACCTGCTGGCCAACGCGGTGCGCTTCAGCCCGGAGGGAACGAAATCTGTCCTGTCCGTCAGCGAGTTTGCCGGCCGGGTGGAAATCCGCGTCATAGACTCGGGACCCGGTGTCCCGGAGCAGCGGCGGGGAGAAATCTTTGTCCCCTTCCAGCGGCTGGGGGACACGGATAACTCAACCGGGCTGGGCCTGGGCCTGGCATTGGCCAAGGGATTCACCGAAGGAATGGGCGGAACGCTGGAAACCGAAGACACACCCGGCGGCGGACTGACCATGGTCCTCTCGCTGCCTGCCGCTGAACGCGGTATCCATGCGGCAGGGATCTCCACGCCGGCGGTGGCCGGATGAAGATCCTGGTCGCCGACGACGACGTGCAGATCCTCCGCGCGCTGCGCATCACGCTGAGCGCGTACGGATATGAGGTAGTGACAGCGGAAAGCGGCAGTGCCGCCATCCGGAAGGCAGTGGACACCCATCCGGACCTGCTGGTGCTGGACCTGGGCATGCCGGGGCTGAGCGGCATGGACGTCATTGAAGCGGTCCGAGGCTGGAGTGCCGTGCCCATCCTGGTGGTCTCGGGCCGGATCGACCCGGCGGACAAGGTGCGGGCGCTGGACCTGGGGGCGGATGACTACGTCACTAAACCCTTTTCCACCGAGGAGCTGCTGGCCCGGATCCGGGCACTGTCCCGCCGGTCGCCCGCCGCGGCCGGCCCCAGCGAGATCACGTTCGGGGCCGTACGGGTGGACCTGGCCGCGCGGCGCATCGCGCGGGTCGACGACGGCTCGGACATCCGCCTGACGCCGACCGAGTGGCGGTTCCTGTCCGAACTGCTCGCCCATCCAGGCATGCTGGTCACCCAGCAGGCCCTGCTCACGAACGTCTGGGGCCCCGGCACCACGGACTCGGGCTATCTGCGGCTGTACATCGGACAGCTGAGGCGGAAACTGGAGCGTGACCCGGCTGCTCCGGAACACCTGCTCACTGAACACGGCATGGGCTACCGGTTTGTGCCCTGATGCGTCCGGCCGGTCCTCACCGCTTAACGCAACAAGCGTCCGTCCCTTGCGGGACGGACGCTTATTTTGGCGCGGTGTGGCTGGAAGCCTTATGCGCGGTAGAACACGGGGCCGGAGCCGACGTTGACGGACTGGACTACGGTCTGGTTGCCGTTCCAGCCGCTGTGGATGGCTTCGCCGTTGCCGATGTAGATGGCAATGTGGGCCAGGCCCATGCCGCCGTCGGCGTAGTAGACCATGTCACCGGGCTCCGGGGTGGAGACCTGGGTGCCGTAGGCGGCCAGCTGTGCGGGAGCAAGGTCCCCCACGCTGTGGCCTGCGGCGCGCAGGGCAACCTCAACCAGCACGGTGCAGTCCTGGGCTGCGCCCAGCTGCGACTGTGCCGAAGCCAGCATGATGGCGTTGGTGCCGCTGGCTGCGGGGGTTGCTGCAGCCGGCGTGATGTTGGTGGACTGGGTGGTGACCACGCCGGTATTGGCGGGCTCAACCGGTGCTGCAACCGGTGCTGCGACCGGTGCTGCAGCCGGAGCGGCGTAGGACGCAACGGGCTCGGCAGCAATGGCCGGAGCGGCTTCGCCGGCAACGGTGATGACATCGCCGGGGTAGATGATCGAAGCCA is a window of Arthrobacter sp. zg-Y1171 DNA encoding:
- a CDS encoding response regulator; this translates as MKILVADDDVQILRALRITLSAYGYEVVTAESGSAAIRKAVDTHPDLLVLDLGMPGLSGMDVIEAVRGWSAVPILVVSGRIDPADKVRALDLGADDYVTKPFSTEELLARIRALSRRSPAAAGPSEITFGAVRVDLAARRIARVDDGSDIRLTPTEWRFLSELLAHPGMLVTQQALLTNVWGPGTTDSGYLRLYIGQLRRKLERDPAAPEHLLTEHGMGYRFVP
- a CDS encoding LysM peptidoglycan-binding domain-containing protein, producing MTFNKTRGRHRAENIVVAGRGRTIGSAAAVVVAGSGLMLSMAAPASAGVVANDNYTPSQAVAPAAPVAAAPVAAAPVAAPAAAATTHTVVSGDTLGQISAAYGVGLDSVLALNGLSLASIIYPGDVITVAGEAAPAIAAEPVASYAAPAAAPVAAPVAAPVEPANTGVVTTQSTNITPAAATPAASGTNAIMLASAQSQLGAAQDCTVLVEVALRAAGHSVGDLAPAQLAAYGTQVSTPEPGDMVYYADGGMGLAHIAIYIGNGEAIHSGWNGNQTVVQSVNVGSGPVFYRA